One window of Camelina sativa cultivar DH55 chromosome 4, Cs, whole genome shotgun sequence genomic DNA carries:
- the LOC104780610 gene encoding uncharacterized protein LOC104780610 isoform X2, which yields MASLPVKPLPSGHLQLLHRNLVTPPSMISAGFKRQHILGVPSYLRIDESVRHMRSLRSLNNRRPVSKSAGVSMSVVSAEDLPAVSWESWKPDKNTLAPSLSDVIWPAAGAFAAMAIMGRLDQMLNPKGISMSVAPLGAVSAILFTTPSAPSARKYNMFMAQIGCAAIGVLAFSVFGPGWLARSTALAASIAFMVIARANHPPDGAKLHKLNFWYALFPGAAACILLCFLQEIVCYLKENLKF from the exons ATGGCCTCGCTTCCGGTGAAGCCTCTACCTTCCGGCCACTTACAGCTTCTTCACCGGAATCTCGTTACTCCCCCGTCGATGATATCCGCCGGTTTCAAAAGGCAGCATATCTTAGGAGTCCCTTCTTATCTACGTATTGATGAATCTGTGAGGCATATGAGAAGCCTTAGGTCGTTGAACAACCGTCGGCCGGTAAGTAAAAGCGCCGGCGTGTCTATGTCGGTTGTTTCGGCTGAGGATTTGCCTGCGGTGTCTTGGGAATCTTGGAAGCCTGACAAGAACACCTTAGCTCCGTCGCTAAGTGACGTCATTTGGCCTGCAGCAG GAGCGTTTGCGGCAATGGCGATAATGGGAAGATTAGATCAAATGTTAAACCCTAAAGGGATCTCCATGTCGGTTGCACCACTTGGTGCCGTCTCTGCCATACTCTTCACCACCCCTTCTGCTCCTTCTGCTCGA AAATACAATATGTTCATGGCTCAAATAGGTTGTGCAGCCATTGGGGTGTTGGCGTTCTCCGTCTTTGGGCCAGGCTGGCTTGCCCGCAGCACCGCTCTAGCAGCTTCCATCGCGTTCATGGTCATCGCTCGTGCCAATCATCCTCCAG ATGGAGCAAAGTTACATAAGTTGAACTTTTGGTACGCATTATTCCCAGGTGCAGCCGCTTGTATCCTCCTCTGCTTCCTC CAAGAGATAGTGTGTTACTTGAaggaaaacttaaaattttga
- the LOC104780610 gene encoding uncharacterized protein LOC104780610 isoform X1, translating to MASLPVKPLPSGHLQLLHRNLVTPPSMISAGFKRQHILGVPSYLRIDESVRHMRSLRSLNNRRPVSKSAGVSMSVVSAEDLPAVSWESWKPDKNTLAPSLSDVIWPAAGAFAAMAIMGRLDQMLNPKGISMSVAPLGAVSAILFTTPSAPSARKYNMFMAQIGCAAIGVLAFSVFGPGWLARSTALAASIAFMVIARANHPPAASLPLLFIDGAKLHKLNFWYALFPGAAACILLCFLQEIVCYLKENLKF from the exons ATGGCCTCGCTTCCGGTGAAGCCTCTACCTTCCGGCCACTTACAGCTTCTTCACCGGAATCTCGTTACTCCCCCGTCGATGATATCCGCCGGTTTCAAAAGGCAGCATATCTTAGGAGTCCCTTCTTATCTACGTATTGATGAATCTGTGAGGCATATGAGAAGCCTTAGGTCGTTGAACAACCGTCGGCCGGTAAGTAAAAGCGCCGGCGTGTCTATGTCGGTTGTTTCGGCTGAGGATTTGCCTGCGGTGTCTTGGGAATCTTGGAAGCCTGACAAGAACACCTTAGCTCCGTCGCTAAGTGACGTCATTTGGCCTGCAGCAG GAGCGTTTGCGGCAATGGCGATAATGGGAAGATTAGATCAAATGTTAAACCCTAAAGGGATCTCCATGTCGGTTGCACCACTTGGTGCCGTCTCTGCCATACTCTTCACCACCCCTTCTGCTCCTTCTGCTCGA AAATACAATATGTTCATGGCTCAAATAGGTTGTGCAGCCATTGGGGTGTTGGCGTTCTCCGTCTTTGGGCCAGGCTGGCTTGCCCGCAGCACCGCTCTAGCAGCTTCCATCGCGTTCATGGTCATCGCTCGTGCCAATCATCCTCCAG cGGCGAGTTTACCACTATTGTTCATAGATGGAGCAAAGTTACATAAGTTGAACTTTTGGTACGCATTATTCCCAGGTGCAGCCGCTTGTATCCTCCTCTGCTTCCTC CAAGAGATAGTGTGTTACTTGAaggaaaacttaaaattttga
- the LOC104780611 gene encoding E3 ubiquitin-protein ligase SIS3-like, whose product MAMRGVDFKWYDGFFLSMLATSVIIVAVNWNRYRSCEYPLHIWIVVDYTTVFLFRVFMFVDNGLAAGLGLDFGSQQRNAMFCGRVVVLSVLSLMLYPFLWAWTVIGTLWFTKAKRCLPEEGQKWGFLIWLMFSYCGLLCIACICVGKWLTRRQVHLLRAQQGIPISEFGILVDMIRVPDWAFEAAGQEMRGISQDAATYHPGLYLTPAQTEAVEALIQELPKFRLKAVPDDCGECLICLEEFHIGHEVRGLPCAHNFHVECIDQWLRLNVKCPRCRCSVFPDLDLSALSNLQSSGTEQPSQVNTETTEARYIRSQLQSESYFLRLQSLIHPVHTDTALETAENGGVSTRPD is encoded by the exons ATGGCGATGAGAGGTGTCGATTTCAAGTG GTATGATGGGTTCTTCTTGTCGATGCTTGCCACTAGTGT AATCATTGTAGCTGTCAATTGGAATAGATATCGTTCTTGCGAGTACCCTCTGCATATATGGATTGTG GTCGATTACACCACTGTGTTTCTCTTCCGGGTCTTCATGTTTGTTGACAATGGTCTTGCTGCTGGACTTGGCTT GGATTTTGGAAGTCAACAGCGGAACGCCATGTTTTGTGGAAGAGTGGTTGTCCTGTCTGTCCTATCTCTGATGCTGTATCCATTTTTGTGGGCTTGGACTGTAATCGGTACACTATGGTTTACAAAGGCGAAAAGATGT TTACCTGAAGAAGGCCAAAAATGGGGTTTTCTCATTTGGCTGATGTTCAGCTACTGTGGCCTCCTCTGCATTGCTTGCATCTGTGTTGGAAAG TGGTTGACACGAAGACAGGTACACTTATTACGTGCTCAGCAGGGAATTCCGATTTCAGAGTTCGGG ATTTTAGTTGACATGATTAGGGTACCTGACTGGGCATTTGAAGCCGCAGGCCAAGAGATGAGAGGCATAAGTCAAGATGCTGCTACATACCATCCTGGACTTTACTTGACTCCAGCTCAG ACAGAAGCTGTTGAAGCACTCATTCAAGAACTTCCAAAGTTCAGATTAAAAGCTGTCCCAGATGACTGCGGTGAATGCTTAATTTGCTTAGAGGAGTTCCATATTGGCCATGAG GTTAGAGGTTTACCATGCGCCCATAATTTCCATGTGGAGTGCATAGACCAATGGCTGCGTTTAAACGTGAAATGTCCCCGGTGCCGGTGCTCGGTTTTCCCAGACCTAGATCTCAGCGCATTATCCAACCTCCAGAGCTCAGGAACAGAACAACCCTCACAAGTGAACACAGAAACAACAGAAGCTCGGTACATAAGAAGCCAACTTCAAAGCGAGAGCTACTTTTTGAGACTTCAATCCCTAATCCACCCAGTCCACACAGACACCGCTCTGGAGACTGCAGAGAACGGTGGGGTTTCCACCCGTCCCGACTGA
- the LOC104780612 gene encoding aldehyde dehydrogenase family 2 member B4, mitochondrial, giving the protein MAARRVSSLLSRSLSASSPLLFRSQGRNCYNGEILRRFGTSSAAEELISPSVQVSHTQLLIDGNFVDSASGKTFPTLDPRTGEVIAHVAEGDAEDINRAVKAARKAFDEGPWPKMSAYERSRVMLRFADLVEKHSEELASLETWDNGKPYQQSKNVEIPMFARLFRYYAGWADKIHGLTVPADGNYHVQTLHEPIGVAGQIIPWNFPLLMFAWKVGPALACGNSIVLKTAEQTPLTAFYAGKLFLEAGLPPGVLNIVSGFGPTAGASLASHMDVDKLAFTGSTDTGKVILGLAANSNLKPVTLELGGKSPFIVFEDADIDKAVEQAHFALFFNQGQCCCAGSRTYVHEKVYDEFVEKSKARALKRVVGDPFKKGIEQGPQIDSKQFEKVMNYIRSGVESNATLECGGDQIGDKGYFIQPTVFSNVKDNMLIAQDEIFGPVQSILKFRDVDEVIKRANDTRYGLAAGVFTKSLDTANRVSRGLKAGTVWVNCFDVFDAAIPFGGYKMSGNGREKGIYSLNNYLQIKAVVTALNKPAWI; this is encoded by the exons ATGGCGGCTCGTAgagtctcttctctcttatctcgaTCTTTATCTGCTTCCTCTCCCTTATTGTTTCGTTCTCAAG GGAGAAATTGTTATAATGGAGAGATCTTAAGGAGATTTGGAACCTCTTCTGCTGCTGAGGAACTCATTAGTCCCTCTGTTCAAGTTTCTCACACTCAGCTCCTTATCGATGGGAACTTTGTTGACTCTGCTTCTG GTAAGACGTTTCCGACTCTTGATCCACGGACAGGGGAAGTCATTGCGCATGTAGCTGAAGGCGATGCTGAAGATATCAATCGGGCGGTTAAAGCTGCAAGGAAGGCTTTTGATGAAGGACCTTGGCCTAAAATGAGTGCTTAT GAAAGGTCAAGAGTAATGCTGAGGTTCgctgatttggttgagaaacaCAGCGAAGAGTTGGCGTCTCTAGAGACATGGGACAATGGCAAGCCTTACCAACAATCCAAGAACGTCGAGATTCCAATGTTCGCCAGATTGTTCCGTTATTATGCTG GTTGGGCGGATAAGATTCATGGACTAACAGTTCCAGCTGATGGAAACTATCATGTCCAAACATTGCATGAACCAATAGGTGTAGCTGGACAGATCATTCCATGGAATTTTCCGCTTTTGATGTTTGCTTGGAAAGTTGGTCCTGCTCTTGCTTGTGGTAACTCCATTGTCCTCAAAACCGCTGAACAAACGCCTCTTACCGCTTTCTATGCTGGCAAGCTTTTTCTTGAA GCCGGTCTTCCTCCTGGTGTTCTCAATATAGTTTCTGGATTTGGTCCAACAGCTGGTGCTTCCCTTGCGAGTCACATGGATGTAGACAAG CTTGCTTTTACAGGATCCACTGATACGGGCAAAGTTATACTTGGTTTGGCTGCTAACAGCAATCTCAAGCCGGTAACTCTGGAACTTGGAGGGAAATCACCGTTCATTGTATTCGAAGATGCTGATATCGATAAAGCTGTAGAGCAAGCACACTTTGCCCTCTTCTTCAACCAG GGGCAATGTTGCTGTGCGGGATCTCGGACGTATGTTCATGAGAAAGTGTATGATGAATTTGTTGAGAAATCAAAGGCACGCGCATTGAAACGTGTGGTCGGTGATCCTTTCAAGAAAGGCATTGAACAGGGTCCTCAG attgattcgaagcaatTCGAGAAAGTGATGAACTACATAAGGTCAGGTGTCGAAAGCAATGCTACTCTTGAATGTGGTGGTGATCAGATTGGAGACAAAGGTTACTTCATCCAACCTACAGTCTTTTCTAATGTtaag GACAACATGCTTATCGCTCAAGACGAGATTTTCGGTCCAGTCCAATCAATCTTGAAGTTCAG GGATGTGGATGAGGTGATAAAGAGGGCAAATGATACTCGGTACGGGCTAGCTGCAGGGGTTTTCACAAAGAGTCTTGACACCGCAAACAGAGTTTCGAGGGGTTTGAAAGCTGGAACCGTTTGGGTAAACTGCTTCGACGTCTTCGATGCAGCCATACCATTTGGTGGTTACAAGATGAGTGGGAATGGCAGAGAGAAAGGCATATACAGTCTCAACAATTACTTGCAGATCAAGGCAGTCGTTACTGCTTTGAATAAGCCTGCCTGGATCTGA
- the LOC104780613 gene encoding probable cyclic nucleotide-gated ion channel 16 — MSNLHLYTSARFRNFPTAFSLRHHHNDPNNQRRRSIFSELRNKTLDPGGDLITRWNHIFLITCLLALFLDPLYFYLPIVQAGTACMSIDIRFGILVTFCRTLADLSFLIHILLKFKTAFVSKSSRVFGRGELVMDRREIAVRYLKSEFFIDLAASLPLPQMMIWFVIPNAGEFKYAAHQNHTLSLIVLIQYVPRFVVMLPLNRRIIKATGVAAKTAWSGAAYNLLVSHVLGSVWYVLSIQRQHECWRRECTKEMNATHSPSCTLLFLDCGSLQDPGRQAWMRITGVLSNCDARNDDDQHFQFGMFGDAFTNDVTSSPFFDKYFYCLWWGLRNLSSYGQSLAASTLSSETIFSCFICVAGLVFFSHLIGNVQNYLQSTTARLDEWRVRRRDTEEWMRHRQLPEELQERVRRFVQYKWLTTRGVDEEAILRALPLDLRRQIQRHLCLALVRRVPFFAQMDDQLLDAICERLVPSLNTKDTYVTREGDPVNEMLFIIRGQMESFTTDGGRSGFFNSITLRPGDFCGEELLTWALMPVITVNLPLSTRTVKTLSEVEAFALRAEDLKFVANQFRRLHSKKLQHAFRYYSHQWIAWGTCFIQAAWRRYVKRKLAMELARQEEGDDYYYDDDGDYEYEEIMPESSNNGDENGSNNQNLSATILASKFAANTKRGVLGNQRGSSRIDPDDPSLKMPKMFKPEDPGFF; from the exons ATGAGCAACCTCCACCTCTACACCTCCGCACGGTTCCGCAATTTCCCGACGGCATTTTCCCTCCGTCATCACCACAACGACCCTAACAACCAACGCCGTAGATCCATCTTCTCCGAGCTCCGTAACAAAACCCTTGACCCGGGCGGTGACCTAATCACGAGATGGAACCACATCTTCCTCATCACCTGCCTTCTCGCTCTCTTCCTCGACCCTCTTTACTTCTATCTCCCCATTGTCCAAGCCGGAACCGCATGTATGTCCATCGACATCCGTTTCGGCATCCTTGTCACCTTTTGCCGAACCCTAGCCGATCTCTCTTTCCTCATTCACATTCTCCTCAAATTCAAAACCGCCTTTGTCTCTAAATCATCTAGAGTCTTTGGTCGCGGGGAGCTCGTCATGGATCGCCGTGAAATCGCTGTCCGTTACCTCAAATCTGAGTTCTTCATCGACCTCGCAGCCTCGCTTCCTCTTCCTCAG ATGATGATTTGGTTTGTGATACCAAATGCTGGAGAATTCAAATACGCAGCACATCAGAACCACACGCTTTCCTTGATCGTCCTGATACAGTACGTGCCTCGATTCGTCGTCATGCTTCCTCTCAATCGTCGGATCATTAAAGCAACCGGAGTGGCAGCCAAAACGGCCTGGTCTGGTGCAGCCTACAATCTGCTTGTGAGCCAC GTTCTTGGATCGGTTTGGTACGTTTTATCGATCCAGAGACAGCATGAATGTTGGAGAAGAGAATGCACTAAAGAGATGAACGCAACGCATTCACCATCTTGTACTCTCTTGTTTCTAGACTGTGGATCGTTGCAAGATCCAGGGAGACAAGCTTGGATGCGGATCACTGGGGTTCTGTCAAACTGTGATGCACGCAATGACGATGACCAGCATTTCCAGTTTGGTATGTTCGGTGATGCGTTCACTAATGACGtcacttcttctcctttctttgaTAAGTACTTCTACTGTCTTTGGTGGGGTCTCCGTAACCTCAG TTCTTATGGACAGAGTCTTGCAGCGAGTACACTGAGTAGTGAGACTATATTCAGTTGTTTCATCTGTGTTGCGGGTCTCGTTTTCTTCTCTCATCTCATTGGAAACGTTCAG AACTATCTGCAATCGACGACGGCTAGGTTAGACGAATGGAGAGTCAGAAGAAGAGACACAGAGGAATGGATGCGACATAGGCAATTGCCAGAAGAGTTACAAGAGCGTGTAAGGCGATTCGTCCAATACAAATGGCTAACAACTCGTGGAGTCGACGAAGAAGCCATTCTACGGGCTCTACCGTTAGATCTTCGTCGCCAGATCCAACGACATCTCTGTCTTGCCCTTGTTCGCCGT GTGCCGTTCTTCGCGCAGATGGATGACCAGCTCTTAGATGCGATATGTGAGCGTCTAGTTCCATCCTTGAACACAAAAGACACGTATGTGACCCGCGAAGGCGATCCTGTAAACGAGATGCTTTTCATCATTAGAGGTCAGATGGAGAGTTTCACTACAGATGGTGGACGGTCAGGATTCTTTAACTCCATCACGCTTAGACCAGGAGATTTCTGCGGTGAAGAGCTCTTAACCTGGGCTTTAATGCCAGTCATTACTGTTAATCTCCCATTGTCCACAAGAACCGTGAAGACTCTCTCAGAAGTAGAAGCTTTCGCTCTCCGAGCAGAGGACTTGAAGTTCGTAGCTAACCAATTCAGACGTCTCCACAGCAAGAAACTCCAACATGCTTTCAG ATACTACTCACATCAGTGGATAGCATGGGGAACTTGTTTTATACAAGCTGCGTGGAGACGATACGTGAAGAGGAAGTTAGCAATGGAGTTAGCAAGGCAAGAGGAAGGAGACGATTACTATTATGACGATGATGGAGATTATGAATACGAAGAGATCATGCCCGAGAGTAGTAACAACGGTGACGAGAACGGCAGCAATAATCAGAATTTGAGTGCGACGATATTAGCGTCTAAGTTCGCGGCTAATACGAAGAGAGGTGTTTTAGGGAACCAAAGAGGGTCTTCAAGAATTGATCCTGATGATCCATCTTTGAAGATGCCTAAAATGTTTAAACCAGAGGATCCAGGattcttctga
- the LOC104780615 gene encoding uncharacterized protein LOC104780615, which produces MEIGQPDLEPATTSNPLVGKSSCGSCLPGYGATTVKSSWWQRVHSNHLHEPRWWVRAFLKIREWSEIVAGPRWKTFIRKFNRDRPRGTANFRYDPLSYTLSFEDEYKDDDDNEAGFGGVRSFSMRYASVPVDSSKATDGTSVVDAVK; this is translated from the coding sequence ATGGAAATTGGACAACCAGATCTTGAGCCGGCGACCACCTCCAATCCACTTGTCGGTAAGTCGTCTTGCGGTTCCTGCCTCCCCGGCTACGGAGCCACCACCGTTAAATCCTCCTGGTGGCAGCGAGTTCACAGCAACCACCTTCACGAGCCACGGTGGTGGGTACGGGCGTTTCTAAAGATCCGAGAGTGGTCGGAGATCGTAGCTGGACCACGGTGGAAGACTTTCATCCGTAAATTTAACCGCGATCGACCTCGCGGTACCGCCAACTTCCGATATGATCCTTTGAGTTATACCTTGAGTTTCGAAGATGAATACAAAGATGATGACGACAACGAAGCTGGATTTGGTGGAGTCCGAAGCTTTTCGATGCGTTACGCGTCTGTCCCCGTTGATTCTAGTAAAGCTACCGACGGTACCAGCGTTGTCGACGCCGTGAAATGA
- the LOC104780614 gene encoding RING-H2 finger protein ATL48-like, with the protein MVVEKMSAVEPDMEDLFQEKKRVRNPLVPLGALMTAGVLTAGLISFRRGNSQLGQVLMRARVVVQGATVALMVGTAYYYGDNPWKKLLSSEIHETEALSPKTSSEAAMALLNQKDSSSSSIISDLCLVISVLALIIIFLGVLHLIFKFLRKSSTLFPFPNFNPNSDLSSSSSPQLQHLFFLHDSGLDQTAIDALPVFLYGDVTMSLKESFDCAVCLSEFFDANKLRLLPVCGHAFHLHCIDMWLLSNSTCPLCRRSLLTSNVCFNHAETIVVPLSGHQEVDEGKGSLAKRVFSVPLGRFKSTNESQSQRHEVRGEIGVGVPRRCYSMGTHQYLECNQDFVVALSSSPREGNTSNNCSVHAGKSVKQDSDGLARF; encoded by the exons GTGCACTTATGACTGCGGGAGTGCTTACGGCTGGGCTGATTAGTTTCAGAAGAGGCAATTCTCAGTTGGGTCAGGTTTTGATGAGAGCTAGGGTGGTCGTCCAGGGTGCTACTGTCGCTTTAATGGTTGGTACCGCTTATTACTACGGTGATAATCCCTGGAAGAAAT TGCTTTCGTCTGAAATCCATGAAACAGAAGCTCTTTCACCTAAAACTTCATCTGAAGCGGCTATGGCTCTTCTGAACCAGAAAGATTCATCTTCAAGCTCTATAATCTCTGACTTATGTTTGGTTATCTCTGTTCTTGCTcttatcatcatctttctcGGTGTCCTCcacttaattttcaaatttctccGCAAGTCCTCAACGTTATTTCCATTTCCCAATTTCAACCCCAACTcagatctctcttcttcctcctctcctcAGCTCCAacacctcttcttcctccacgaCTCTGGTCTAGACCAGACAGCTATAGATGCACTTCCCGTGTTCCTTTACGGTGATGTAACTATGAGTCTGAAAGAGTCATTCGATTGTGCCGTCTGTCTCAGTGAGTTTTTTGATGCGAACAAGCTCAGGCTACTCCCAGTCTGTGGCCACGCGTTCCATCTTCACTGTATCGATATGTGGCTTCTCTCCAACTCTACTTGCCCTCTCTGTAGACGATCACTCTTAACCTCAAACGTCTGCTTCAACCATGCGGAGACTATTGTGGTCCCCTTGTCAGGGCATCAGGAGGTCGACGAAGGCAAAGGCTCGCTTGCGAAAAGAGTCTTCTCTGTTCCTCTCGGAAGATTCAAAAGCACGAACGAAAGTCAAAGCCAACGGCATGAAGTCAGAGGTGAAATTGGGGTCGGAGTGCCAAGAAGGTGTTACTCGATGGGCACGCATCAGTATCTTGAATGCAATCAAGATTTTGTGGTGGCTCTATCTTCGTCTCCTCGTGAGGGAAATACCAGTAATAACTGCTCCGTTCACGCGGGTAAATCGGTAAAACAGGACTCTGATGGTTTGGCTAGGTTCTAA